Proteins from a genomic interval of Tenacibaculum sp. SZ-18:
- a CDS encoding tetratricopeptide repeat protein: MKTLTNNYIFKALDAYPYELEEAIEALTYALAYDEKNVMALCLMGRIYAERLHDFEKAKEYYAEAITENINAFHVYPHYINVLLWNDDNQEAERLIDFALTVKGADKGVLYVKKSQYLEKCGEYKKALKALKEAKRVTYNNDYLYTIDQEKERVKGKMSKEKKKEKGKKEKKKKK, from the coding sequence ATGAAAACACTAACGAATAATTATATTTTTAAAGCATTGGATGCATATCCATATGAATTAGAAGAAGCAATAGAAGCGTTAACTTATGCTTTAGCATATGATGAAAAAAATGTTATGGCTTTATGTTTAATGGGAAGAATTTATGCAGAACGTTTACATGATTTTGAAAAAGCTAAGGAATATTATGCAGAGGCAATCACAGAAAACATAAATGCTTTTCATGTATATCCACATTACATTAACGTATTGCTTTGGAATGATGACAATCAAGAAGCGGAGAGATTAATTGATTTTGCATTAACAGTTAAAGGCGCAGACAAAGGAGTTTTATACGTAAAGAAATCGCAGTATTTAGAAAAATGTGGAGAATATAAAAAAGCGTTGAAAGCTTTAAAAGAAGCGAAGCGAGTTACTTATAATAACGACTATTTATATACGATTGATCAAGAAAAGGAACGTGTAAAAGGGAAGATGTCTAAAGAGAAAAAGAAAGAAAAAGGTAAAAAAGAAAAGAAAAAGAAAAAATAA
- the prfH gene encoding peptide chain release factor H, whose amino-acid sequence METKTIQFTAGRGPVECTWVVAKVLKTFIKNSSNVGISYTILHQEKGVENGTVQSVSLQLKGQNLTLFLKDWLGTIQWIGKSTFRKYHKRKNWFIGCFELKELKTLEVFERDIEFQAIRSSGPGGQHVNKVSSAVRAKHIPTGVQVLVSESRSQHQNKKLAIHRLKEQLANYNIQQLQKNIQDEWENHLNLERGNPVQIFTGIDFKIQKKKKNYKSKRGQLKSDLRKELN is encoded by the coding sequence ATGGAAACAAAAACAATTCAGTTTACAGCAGGGCGTGGTCCAGTAGAATGTACTTGGGTGGTTGCAAAAGTTTTAAAAACGTTCATTAAAAATAGTTCGAATGTGGGAATATCATATACTATTCTGCATCAAGAAAAAGGAGTTGAGAACGGAACAGTTCAATCTGTTTCATTACAACTTAAAGGTCAAAATCTAACACTCTTTTTAAAAGATTGGTTAGGAACAATTCAGTGGATTGGAAAATCAACTTTTAGAAAGTACCATAAACGTAAAAATTGGTTTATCGGTTGTTTTGAATTAAAAGAGTTGAAGACTTTAGAAGTTTTTGAGAGAGATATAGAGTTTCAGGCAATTCGTAGTTCTGGACCTGGTGGTCAACATGTAAATAAAGTGAGTTCTGCAGTTCGAGCAAAACACATTCCAACAGGAGTACAAGTGCTAGTTTCAGAAAGTAGATCGCAACATCAAAATAAAAAGTTAGCGATTCATCGATTAAAAGAACAGTTGGCAAACTATAATATTCAGCAATTGCAAAAGAATATTCAAGACGAATGGGAAAATCATTTGAATTTAGAAAGAGGTAATCCAGTTCAAATATTTACTGGAATAGATTTTAAAATTCAGAAGAAAAAGAAAAATTATAAATCAAAACGCGGTCAATTAAAAAGTGATTTGCGAAAAGAATTAAACTAA
- a CDS encoding RtcB family protein: MGKKLKGKDLINLGFPKNNSINIALGQINRYRKKEKKNRILEEAKDVLLHPEKYQGNAIWGKVAEGLTKPVEVRMHQLRNTRAPFSIYGENEIDDQAKYQLYDALKLPIAVQGALMPDAHSGYGLPIGGVLATENAVIPYGVGLDIGCRMALSIFPMKASYLKGKQHQMENILKDHTKFGMYETHDKKQDHEIFERKEFQDIPLVKRLKTKAYNQLGTSGGGNHFVEFGIVNIVDENNEFNVPVGEYVGLLTHSGSRGLGANIAKHYTYLATKQCPLPKNVQHLAWLDLNTHDGQEYWLAMNLAGDYAKACHDNIHKRITKLLGVKPLTMIENHHNFAWKEQVDGIERIVHRKGATPAGKGVLGIIPGSMTAPGYIVRGKGNSDSLQSASHGAGRKHSRRKCKEKFTKSDIKHQLKMNDVSLIGGGIDEAPMAYKNIKKVMGNQQELVDVVGTFTPKIVRMDK; this comes from the coding sequence ATGGGAAAAAAATTAAAAGGAAAAGACCTAATCAATTTAGGATTTCCAAAGAATAATAGCATAAACATCGCCTTAGGGCAAATTAACCGATATAGAAAAAAGGAAAAGAAAAATCGCATTTTAGAAGAAGCAAAAGACGTATTGCTTCATCCAGAAAAATATCAAGGAAATGCGATTTGGGGGAAAGTTGCAGAAGGGTTAACAAAACCAGTAGAAGTGAGAATGCATCAATTACGTAATACAAGAGCACCATTTTCAATTTATGGGGAAAACGAAATTGACGATCAAGCGAAGTATCAATTGTACGATGCATTAAAATTACCAATAGCGGTGCAAGGCGCATTAATGCCAGATGCACATTCGGGTTACGGTTTGCCCATAGGAGGTGTTTTAGCTACAGAGAATGCTGTAATTCCTTACGGTGTAGGATTGGACATTGGTTGTAGAATGGCATTAAGTATTTTTCCAATGAAAGCTTCATATTTAAAAGGGAAGCAACATCAAATGGAAAATATTTTAAAAGATCACACCAAGTTTGGAATGTATGAAACGCATGATAAAAAACAAGATCATGAAATTTTTGAACGAAAAGAGTTTCAAGATATTCCTTTGGTTAAACGATTAAAAACAAAGGCCTATAACCAATTAGGAACTTCTGGAGGTGGAAATCACTTTGTAGAGTTTGGAATTGTAAACATTGTAGATGAGAATAATGAATTCAATGTTCCAGTTGGTGAATATGTGGGATTGCTAACACATAGCGGATCAAGAGGATTGGGAGCTAACATAGCAAAACATTATACCTATTTAGCAACAAAGCAATGTCCGTTACCAAAAAATGTACAACATTTAGCGTGGTTAGATTTAAATACGCACGACGGACAAGAATATTGGTTGGCTATGAATTTAGCGGGAGATTATGCAAAAGCATGTCATGATAATATTCATAAACGAATTACCAAGTTATTAGGTGTAAAACCATTGACTATGATCGAAAATCATCACAATTTTGCTTGGAAAGAACAAGTAGATGGGATAGAAAGAATTGTTCATAGAAAAGGAGCAACACCAGCAGGAAAAGGAGTTTTAGGAATTATTCCTGGATCTATGACAGCACCAGGATACATTGTTCGTGGTAAAGGTAATTCAGATAGTTTACAATCAGCATCTCACGGAGCAGGAAGAAAACATTCTCGAAGAAAATGTAAAGAGAAATTTACAAAAAGCGATATCAAACATCAATTAAAAATGAATGATGTTAGTTTAATCGGTGGAGGAATTGATGAAGCACCAATGGCGTATAAAAACATTAAAAAAGTAATGGGAAATCAACAAGAATTAGTTGATGTCGTTGGAACATTTACACCGAAAATCGTGAGAATGGATAAGTAA
- a CDS encoding PcfJ domain-containing protein has product MNWKTQNVENRQSSFIQLVEKIDREKNKPTRYKRTIETMLLEFFGKTSKKRYTWKRETFKRLLIHLYNQKCYAILRDYNSVEVVHKMSSFGNKIVRNIEDWKQEGFEKEEQLKSLIKHCFVIYETPAFLESSFFRSDKKYMLWYIQIGRGKSIKELSQMPVQLTSKMAHEFRNAPAFFEANQALRYAQALGFGASVEIAKVIGFSRLSIIRESEEEFWVTVVQFFAKQKGLVKNEIDQIIDYLAYKYREDQSFSMKSRTLNALVNQTREWHRNVYKAEIGEVLTWKPSGIKPLYVEEVEEGKKVVYKTVELLNSVDLYEEGNEMHHCVAEYDDDCKDKACTIFSLQRQVEGEPMKRMVTIEVGLPEREILQAQAKYNEEPDKKSAELIDLWMTNAKIKMPKAVSYETYQVQANVAGEGNNRVVHVPSSNDYDTGEVIRAVFWILYFIFKVILFSR; this is encoded by the coding sequence ATGAATTGGAAAACACAAAATGTAGAGAACCGTCAAAGTAGTTTTATTCAACTTGTTGAAAAAATTGATAGAGAAAAGAATAAACCAACACGTTACAAAAGAACTATTGAGACGATGCTTCTTGAGTTTTTTGGAAAAACTAGTAAGAAGCGCTATACCTGGAAAAGAGAGACTTTTAAAAGACTATTAATTCATTTATATAATCAAAAGTGTTACGCAATACTAAGAGATTATAACAGTGTAGAAGTAGTTCATAAAATGAGTTCTTTCGGAAATAAAATAGTGAGAAACATAGAAGACTGGAAGCAAGAAGGTTTTGAAAAAGAGGAACAGTTGAAATCATTAATTAAGCACTGTTTTGTAATTTATGAAACACCAGCTTTTTTGGAGAGTTCATTCTTTAGAAGTGATAAAAAATACATGCTTTGGTATATACAAATTGGTAGAGGGAAAAGCATTAAAGAATTATCACAAATGCCAGTACAATTAACAAGTAAAATGGCTCACGAATTTAGGAATGCTCCAGCTTTTTTTGAAGCAAACCAAGCACTACGATATGCGCAAGCACTCGGGTTTGGAGCTTCAGTAGAAATAGCCAAAGTAATAGGTTTTTCAAGACTTTCAATAATAAGAGAAAGTGAAGAGGAATTTTGGGTAACAGTAGTTCAGTTTTTTGCAAAACAAAAAGGATTAGTTAAAAATGAAATAGATCAAATAATCGATTATTTGGCATATAAATATCGAGAAGATCAGTCATTTTCAATGAAAAGTAGAACGCTAAATGCACTAGTAAATCAAACCAGAGAGTGGCATAGAAATGTATACAAAGCTGAAATAGGTGAGGTATTGACTTGGAAACCATCAGGAATAAAACCTTTATATGTAGAGGAAGTTGAGGAAGGTAAAAAAGTAGTTTATAAGACAGTTGAATTATTGAACTCAGTTGATCTCTACGAAGAAGGAAATGAAATGCATCACTGTGTTGCTGAATATGATGACGATTGTAAAGATAAAGCATGTACAATCTTTTCATTACAACGTCAAGTTGAAGGCGAACCAATGAAACGTATGGTAACCATTGAAGTAGGATTACCCGAAAGAGAAATCTTGCAAGCTCAAGCAAAGTACAATGAAGAGCCAGATAAGAAATCTGCAGAACTAATTGATTTATGGATGACAAATGCAAAAATTAAAATGCCAAAAGCTGTTTCATATGAAACCTATCAAGTACAGGCAAACGTTGCAGGAGAAGGTAATAATAGAGTAGTACATGTTCCAAGTTCTAATGATTATGATACAGGTGAAGTGATAAGAGCAGTCTTTTGGATTTTGTATTTCATTTTTAAGGTAATACTGTTCAGCAGATAA
- a CDS encoding zinc-dependent peptidase, translating to MIYIIITVIVLLIIYSSQKKENEKIVPENRIEIQEHWYTILEENVFFYQKLDTQQRLHFKKRIQSFLNSVEIVAVDFELEDLDILLVAASAIIPVFGFNNWMYPNLKTVIIYPDYFNENLEFAAKSENKIIGGLVGNGMFENKMILSRRALHHGFLNKTDKGNTGIHEFVHLLDKLDGNIDGIPKALIDNENLLQWLDVVHDKMEAINNDDSDIRNYGGTSKEEFFAVASEYFFERPKLLQRKHPDLYKMLQECFSIE from the coding sequence ATGATCTACATTATCATTACCGTTATAGTATTACTTATAATTTATAGTTCTCAGAAGAAGGAGAACGAAAAAATAGTACCAGAAAATAGAATAGAAATCCAAGAACATTGGTATACAATTCTAGAGGAAAACGTATTCTTTTATCAAAAGTTAGATACTCAACAACGATTGCATTTTAAAAAGAGAATCCAATCTTTTTTAAATAGTGTTGAAATTGTTGCTGTAGATTTTGAATTGGAAGATTTAGATATTCTTTTAGTCGCTGCAAGTGCAATCATACCCGTTTTTGGTTTTAATAATTGGATGTATCCAAATTTGAAAACTGTTATTATTTATCCAGATTATTTTAACGAGAATTTGGAGTTTGCTGCTAAATCTGAAAACAAAATTATTGGTGGTTTAGTAGGAAATGGAATGTTCGAAAACAAAATGATTTTATCTCGACGAGCCTTACATCATGGTTTTCTAAATAAAACAGATAAAGGAAATACAGGAATTCACGAATTTGTTCATTTATTAGATAAGCTTGATGGAAACATAGATGGAATTCCGAAAGCATTGATAGATAACGAGAATCTACTACAATGGTTAGACGTTGTTCATGATAAAATGGAGGCGATTAATAACGATGATTCTGATATTAGAAATTATGGAGGAACTTCTAAAGAGGAATTTTTTGCAGTGGCTTCTGAGTATTTTTTCGAGCGTCCAAAATTATTACAACGTAAACATCCAGACCTATATAAAATGCTTCAAGAATGTTTTAGTATAGAGTGA
- a CDS encoding nucleotidyltransferase domain-containing protein, with the protein MTLEELKKSNNIIFECISGSRAYGLNTPSSDTDIRGVFVLPKDQFYSLDYVGQINNETNDIVYYELKKFIELCLKNNPNILELLNVPERCILKKHVIFDEIKSNLFLSKLCKNTFANYAFTQIKKARGLNKKIVNPVEKERKTVEDFCIIHKGKESISLKMFLENSNVNKDFCGLAKVPNIKNCYNLFYNENLNYQGISRENANEVCLSSIPKDQESIGLLYFNMEGYSTYCKKYKEYWDWVSKRNEDRYKSNISHDKNYDAKNMMHTFRLLLMAKEIGETKTIQVERKDRDYLLAIKNADFEYEELVEKAEVLKTELEEIYLNSDLQDRPDIKTVNYLLLNLRSSFYQEN; encoded by the coding sequence ATGACACTTGAAGAATTAAAAAAATCAAATAATATAATTTTTGAATGTATCAGTGGAAGCCGAGCATATGGATTAAATACGCCTTCTTCCGACACGGATATTAGAGGAGTTTTTGTTTTACCTAAAGATCAGTTTTATTCATTGGATTATGTAGGTCAAATAAATAATGAAACTAATGACATTGTTTATTATGAGTTAAAGAAGTTCATAGAGTTGTGTTTAAAAAATAATCCGAATATACTTGAACTCCTGAATGTTCCTGAGAGATGTATTTTAAAAAAGCATGTCATTTTTGATGAAATTAAGTCGAACTTATTTTTGTCAAAACTTTGTAAGAATACATTTGCAAATTATGCTTTTACTCAAATTAAAAAAGCAAGAGGCTTAAACAAGAAAATTGTAAATCCGGTTGAAAAAGAACGCAAAACAGTTGAAGATTTTTGTATTATTCATAAAGGAAAAGAATCAATATCGTTGAAGATGTTTTTAGAAAATTCTAATGTGAATAAAGACTTTTGTGGTTTGGCAAAAGTTCCAAACATTAAAAATTGCTATAATCTGTTTTATAATGAAAACCTGAATTACCAGGGAATTTCAAGAGAAAATGCAAATGAAGTTTGTTTAAGTTCAATTCCTAAAGATCAAGAGTCAATAGGATTATTGTATTTTAATATGGAGGGTTATTCAACATATTGTAAGAAGTATAAAGAGTATTGGGATTGGGTTTCTAAAAGAAATGAAGACAGATATAAGAGTAATATTTCTCACGATAAGAATTACGATGCAAAAAATATGATGCATACTTTTCGCTTATTACTTATGGCTAAAGAAATAGGTGAAACCAAAACAATTCAAGTTGAAAGAAAAGATAGAGATTATTTGTTAGCAATAAAAAATGCTGATTTTGAATATGAAGAGTTAGTAGAAAAGGCAGAAGTTTTAAAGACAGAGTTAGAAGAAATTTATCTAAATTCTGACTTGCAAGATCGACCAGATATAAAAACTGTGAATTATCTATTACTAAATCTGAGAAGCAGTTTTTATCAAGAAAATTAG
- a CDS encoding nucleotidyltransferase domain-containing protein — translation MKRKILEKLKEIERANDIEILFAVESGSRAWGFASPDSDYDIRFVYRHKKEWYLNLWDKKDTIEFMTEDDLDGSGWDVRKALKLLAKSNASFSGWLFSPVIYRANSEFLEGMKSLANSNFNPIAGFHHFHSMNKGFEETLGTEEMTLKSYFYTIRTALCANWILKNNTIPPVYFRDLFSLLEKDYHSKINDLIELKSKRIEKSTEKVSVELIDVVRGIIKENNSLKDKLVNVKANQEKFNNFFLMYI, via the coding sequence ATGAAAAGAAAAATATTAGAAAAATTAAAAGAAATAGAACGAGCGAATGATATAGAAATATTGTTTGCAGTTGAATCGGGAAGTAGAGCATGGGGTTTTGCTTCTCCTGATTCGGATTATGATATACGATTTGTATACAGACATAAAAAAGAATGGTATTTAAATCTTTGGGATAAAAAAGATACTATTGAATTTATGACGGAAGATGATTTAGATGGATCAGGTTGGGATGTAAGAAAGGCATTAAAATTATTGGCAAAGTCTAATGCTTCTTTTTCGGGTTGGTTATTTTCTCCTGTAATCTACAGAGCAAATTCTGAATTTTTAGAAGGAATGAAATCTTTAGCGAATAGCAATTTTAACCCTATTGCAGGATTCCACCATTTTCATTCTATGAATAAAGGTTTTGAAGAAACGTTAGGAACAGAAGAAATGACACTTAAGAGTTATTTTTATACAATAAGAACTGCGTTATGTGCGAACTGGATATTGAAAAATAATACTATACCACCAGTTTACTTCAGAGATTTATTTTCTTTATTGGAAAAGGATTATCATTCGAAAATAAATGATTTAATAGAATTGAAAAGTAAACGTATTGAAAAGAGCACAGAGAAGGTAAGTGTTGAATTAATTGATGTAGTGAGAGGAATAATTAAAGAGAATAATTCTCTGAAGGATAAATTAGTCAATGTAAAAGCGAATCAAGAAAAGTTCAATAATTTCTTTTTGATGTATATCTAA
- a CDS encoding phosphatase domain-containing protein yields the protein MKRIIILKGIPASGKSTFAKKLVSENPGMYKRINRDSLRTMLDANHFSQGNEKFILRTRDFLIKEALLDGKHVIVDDTNISDKNFNRISEIAKEYTSETGHHVKVEVKLMEIDVEEAIKRDAAREKSVGREVILRMDKQLKTKEKLKNVYIKQDESLPKAIICDLDGTLSLITNRSPFDGSKCEQDLPNEPIVNLVKNYQKLGYKILLLSGRDGQYKSETQNWLTKYDVKYDALWMRNPKDKRKDSIIKEELFRNEIENKYFVEFILDDRNQVVDLWRKKLQLPCLQVFYGDF from the coding sequence ATGAAAAGAATAATCATATTAAAAGGAATTCCGGCTTCTGGAAAATCAACATTTGCAAAGAAATTAGTTTCTGAAAATCCAGGAATGTACAAACGAATTAATAGAGATAGTTTACGAACTATGTTAGATGCAAATCATTTCAGTCAGGGTAATGAAAAGTTTATTCTAAGAACAAGAGATTTCTTGATTAAAGAAGCGCTTTTAGATGGAAAACATGTAATTGTTGATGATACAAATATCTCTGATAAAAACTTTAATAGAATCAGTGAAATTGCTAAAGAATATACTAGTGAAACAGGTCACCATGTAAAGGTTGAGGTAAAGTTAATGGAAATTGATGTTGAAGAGGCAATCAAAAGAGATGCGGCTAGAGAGAAATCTGTAGGAAGAGAAGTAATTTTAAGAATGGATAAACAATTAAAAACCAAAGAAAAATTAAAGAATGTTTATATAAAGCAAGATGAAAGTTTACCAAAAGCTATTATTTGTGACCTAGATGGAACATTATCTTTAATTACCAATAGAAGTCCTTTTGACGGGAGTAAATGTGAACAAGATTTACCGAATGAACCTATTGTGAATTTGGTTAAGAATTATCAGAAGTTAGGATACAAAATTCTATTACTTTCAGGAAGAGATGGTCAATACAAATCCGAAACACAGAATTGGTTAACGAAATATGACGTTAAGTACGACGCTCTTTGGATGCGTAACCCTAAAGACAAAAGAAAGGATTCAATAATTAAAGAAGAACTGTTTAGAAATGAAATTGAAAACAAGTATTTCGTAGAGTTTATTCTAGATGATAGAAATCAAGTTGTTGATTTATGGAGAAAGAAGCTACAACTACCTTGTTTACAGGTTTTCTATGGAGATTTTTAA
- a CDS encoding RNA ligase yields MGTKILNIEKLEEAIAKGYIHKNKHPKENLWIYNYTQSAQYEAYWTTETLLCRGLILDSEYAIIANPIAKFFNVEEVGYDKLPNLPFEIFEKMDGSLGILYWLHNEPFIATRGSFNSKQAIKANELLKSKYKGSIDKLDRSKTYVFEIIYPENRILVDYGETEQLVLLAIIDTQTGIEENLLNIGFPLPKVYPSKSIAELKGLNWDNKEGFVIKFENGFRVKVKFEQYVALHKIITQISSITIWETLKEEGSLLKWIEDVPDEFFKWVRKTEFELKSKFTSIESIAKKEYKLLETDRETAEYFKTCTYPAVMFSMKNNKNYDPIIWKMIRPEFEKAYSNENN; encoded by the coding sequence ATGGGAACAAAAATTTTAAACATTGAAAAATTAGAGGAAGCAATTGCAAAAGGATATATTCATAAGAATAAACATCCGAAGGAAAATCTATGGATTTATAATTATACGCAGTCTGCTCAATATGAAGCTTATTGGACAACTGAAACATTACTATGTCGAGGTTTGATTTTAGATTCAGAGTATGCTATTATAGCGAATCCAATTGCAAAGTTTTTCAATGTAGAGGAAGTTGGATATGATAAATTACCGAATCTTCCTTTTGAAATTTTTGAAAAAATGGATGGTTCTTTAGGAATTTTATACTGGCTACATAATGAGCCATTCATTGCTACTCGAGGATCATTTAATAGCAAACAGGCAATTAAAGCGAATGAACTTTTAAAGTCAAAGTATAAAGGTTCTATTGATAAATTAGATAGAAGTAAAACGTATGTTTTTGAAATTATTTATCCTGAAAATAGAATTCTTGTTGATTACGGAGAAACAGAACAATTGGTTCTTTTAGCTATTATCGATACTCAAACAGGAATTGAGGAAAATTTACTAAACATCGGATTTCCACTTCCAAAAGTGTATCCTTCAAAAAGTATTGCTGAATTAAAAGGATTGAATTGGGATAATAAAGAAGGTTTTGTAATTAAGTTCGAAAATGGATTTCGAGTAAAAGTAAAATTCGAACAATATGTAGCATTACATAAAATTATTACCCAAATTTCGTCGATTACTATTTGGGAAACTTTAAAAGAAGAAGGAAGCTTATTGAAATGGATTGAAGATGTTCCAGATGAGTTTTTTAAATGGGTGCGTAAAACCGAATTCGAATTGAAGTCTAAGTTTACATCAATTGAAAGTATCGCCAAAAAAGAATATAAACTATTAGAAACAGATAGAGAAACCGCGGAATATTTTAAAACTTGTACATATCCAGCCGTAATGTTCTCAATGAAAAATAATAAGAATTACGATCCAATTATTTGGAAAATGATTCGCCCAGAGTTTGAAAAAGCATATTCAAACGAAAACAATTAA
- a CDS encoding phage repressor protein, whose translation MNWKIQKLLNGETIISKEPGNSMLPILKSRQPVVLKPVDWQDCKEGDIVFCKVRGNCFTHLVKGKNDKRGLLIGNNRGHLNGWTKNVYGIVTEILPFK comes from the coding sequence ATGAATTGGAAAATTCAAAAGCTATTGAATGGAGAAACAATTATCTCTAAGGAACCAGGAAACTCAATGTTACCAATTTTGAAATCTAGACAACCTGTGGTTTTAAAACCTGTGGATTGGCAAGATTGTAAAGAAGGCGATATCGTTTTTTGTAAAGTACGGGGAAATTGTTTTACACATTTAGTAAAAGGTAAAAACGACAAACGAGGATTACTAATAGGTAATAATCGTGGACATCTTAACGGATGGACGAAAAATGTTTATGGTATAGTAACTGAAATCTTACCATTTAAGTAG
- a CDS encoding HD domain-containing protein has translation MSTLIPELRLEIIKEQILATKTHESEHLDAQYLIDFDLAILGQPSEVYQQYSKLIRTEYKLVPSLLYKQGRKKVLQHFIDKPFIYKTDTFIAKYEQQAKTNLKKELNTL, from the coding sequence TTGAGTACTTTAATACCAGAATTGAGGTTAGAGATTATTAAAGAACAGATTCTCGCTACAAAAACTCATGAAAGTGAACATTTAGATGCTCAATATTTAATTGATTTTGACTTAGCGATTTTAGGTCAGCCTTCTGAAGTGTATCAACAGTACTCTAAGTTAATTCGAACCGAATACAAACTTGTTCCTAGTCTATTATATAAACAAGGTAGAAAAAAAGTATTGCAACATTTTATTGACAAACCTTTTATTTATAAGACCGATACCTTTATTGCAAAATATGAGCAGCAAGCAAAAACAAATCTTAAAAAAGAATTAAACACACTTTAG